The following proteins come from a genomic window of Rhodohalobacter sp. 614A:
- a CDS encoding cation diffusion facilitator family transporter yields MAHNHSHSHDHSHAQTYGKAFAIGIGLNVAYVIVEVAYGLMIDSSALLADAGHNISDVFSLIFAWFAMAVAQKRPAKKFTYGLRRSTILVSILNALLLFGAAGVIGWEAYQKLLEPVEVAGTKMMIVAGIGIVINTATALLFMKGQKEDLNIKGAFLHMAADAGVSLGVVVSGLLINMTGAMWIDPAASFLILIVIVYGTWGLFIDSINLALDAVPKDIDYEEVEQFFQNHEKIESIHDLHIWAMSTTENALSVHIILNCDSSDDFLKELKEELKDHFKIHHSTIQIEVSDLKDSLMDE; encoded by the coding sequence ATGGCACATAATCATTCCCATTCACACGATCATTCTCATGCGCAAACGTACGGAAAAGCATTTGCGATTGGGATTGGCCTGAATGTAGCCTATGTAATTGTTGAGGTTGCGTACGGATTGATGATCGATTCGTCAGCACTTTTAGCTGATGCCGGTCACAATATAAGTGATGTATTCAGCCTGATTTTTGCCTGGTTTGCGATGGCGGTTGCACAAAAACGTCCTGCAAAGAAGTTTACCTATGGGCTGAGAAGAAGTACCATTTTAGTGTCTATCCTAAATGCGCTGCTTCTGTTTGGAGCTGCCGGAGTGATTGGCTGGGAAGCGTATCAAAAACTATTGGAACCGGTTGAAGTGGCCGGAACCAAGATGATGATCGTAGCCGGAATCGGAATTGTGATTAACACCGCAACGGCTCTTCTCTTTATGAAAGGCCAAAAAGAGGATCTGAATATCAAAGGAGCGTTTCTGCATATGGCAGCAGACGCCGGAGTTTCTTTAGGTGTGGTCGTTTCCGGTTTACTGATTAATATGACCGGCGCCATGTGGATTGATCCCGCAGCCAGTTTTTTGATTTTGATTGTCATTGTTTACGGTACATGGGGATTATTTATCGATTCTATTAATCTTGCGTTGGATGCCGTTCCAAAAGATATTGATTACGAAGAAGTGGAACAGTTTTTCCAAAATCATGAAAAGATCGAATCCATCCATGATCTGCATATCTGGGCGATGAGTACGACCGAGAATGCCCTATCCGTTCACATTATTTTAAATTGTGATAGTTCGGATGATTTCCTGAAAGAACTAAAAGAAGAGCTGAAAGATCATTTCAAGATCCATCATTCTACGATTCAAATAGAGGTTTCGGATTTGAAGGATAGTTTGATGGATGAATGA
- a CDS encoding DUF302 domain-containing protein translates to MSYYVSTTFKGSFDEAIAKTTEELKKEGFGVLTEIDVKETLKKKLDVDFKKYKILGACNPGFAHKALQAEDKIGTMLPCNVIVEEHDDGTVEISAVNPIASMQAVENSNLGNIAGEVKSKLEKVIQAI, encoded by the coding sequence ATGAGTTACTACGTATCCACAACATTTAAAGGATCATTTGATGAAGCGATCGCTAAAACGACTGAAGAACTCAAGAAAGAAGGCTTTGGCGTGCTGACAGAAATTGATGTGAAAGAAACACTCAAGAAGAAGCTGGATGTTGATTTCAAAAAGTACAAAATACTGGGTGCCTGCAATCCTGGTTTTGCACACAAAGCTCTTCAGGCAGAGGATAAAATCGGGACCATGTTACCCTGCAACGTCATTGTGGAAGAGCATGATGATGGTACCGTGGAGATTTCTGCAGTAAATCCGATTGCGTCTATGCAGGCGGTAGAGAACTCAAACCTGGGAAACATTGCCGGTGAGGTGAAGTCTAAATTGGAGAAGGTTATTCAAGCAATTTGA